The Aspergillus luchuensis IFO 4308 DNA, chromosome 7, nearly complete sequence genome has a segment encoding these proteins:
- the UGA4_2 gene encoding putative GABA permease (COG:E;~EggNog:ENOG410PFV8;~InterPro:IPR002293;~PFAM:PF13520;~TransMembrane:10 (i33-56o68-90i97-116o144-164i176-203o232-253i284-304o310-333i353-370o382-403i);~go_component: GO:0016020 - membrane [Evidence IEA];~go_function: GO:0022857 - transmembrane transporter activity [Evidence IEA];~go_process: GO:0055085 - transmembrane transport [Evidence IEA]), with the protein MPTAGGLYFWTHYFSGEKWKNPLSFVVGYSNSLGLIGGVCSIDYGFATMLLSVVSIARDGNWTASRPVLYGTYVACVVVHGLIAIFCARIMPKIQSACIVSNVGLVLATVLALPIGKAVRGGQINSGTYVFGHSENLTTWPQGWTFMLSWMSPIWTIGAFDSCVHMSEEASHAARAVPLGIIWSAGLCGLLGFVSLALIAAVINPDLNAVLNSSFGQPMAQIYYDALGKSGALGFMVVVTIVQFFMGLSLVVAASRQSWAFSRDGALPFSSFFRHVSKRVRYQPVRMVCFVVLVSVILGLLCLIDEAASSALFSLAVAGNDLAWMVPILSRLVWGKERFHPGEFYTGWFSKPIAVTAVVYLAYVIVLSMFPTGGPGPSPQDMNYTIVINGSLWLGAMVYYVVYARKVYRGPQMTVGAGGESSGDEK; encoded by the exons ATGCCGACAGCCGGTGGTCTCTACTTCTGGACTCACTACTTCAGCGGCGAGAAGTGGAAGAACCCTCTCAGCTTCGTAGTAGGGTACAGCAATAGTCTCGGACTCATCGGCGGCGTCTGCTCCATCGATT ACGGCTTCGCTACAATGCTCCTCTCCGTCGTATCAATCGCGCGTGATGGAAACTGGACTGCCTCTCGACCCGTCCTATACGGCACCTACGTCGCCTGCGTGGTCGTCCACGgcctcatcgccatcttctGCGCGCGCATCATGCCCAAAATCCAGTCCGCCTGTATCGTGAGCAACGTCGGCCTCGTCCTGGCCACCGTCCTCGCTCTGCCCATCGGTAAAGCCGTCCGCGGGGGACAGATCAACTCGGGAACATATGTCTTCGGACACTCTGAGAATCTGACAACCTGGCCCCAGGGCTGGACCTTCATGCTATCGTGGATGTCGCCCATCTGGACCATCGGCGCATTCGACTCCTGCGTGCACATGAGCGAGGAAGCAAGCCATGCGGCGCGTGCTGTACCCTTAGGGATCATCTGGTCTGCGGGACTCTGCGGACTGTTAGGGTTTGTATCTCTCGCGCTCATCGCTGCCGTGATCAACCCGGATCTCAATGCCGTGCTGAACTCGAGTTTCGGTCAGCCAATGGCGCAG ATCTACTACGACGCCCTCGGCAAAAGCGGCGCCCTGGGCTTCATGGTCGTCGTAACAATCGTCCAATTCTTCATGGGTCTAAGCTTG GTCGTCGCCGCCTCCCGCCAAAGCTGGGCCTTCTCGCGCGACGGcgccctccccttctcctccttcttccgacACGTCAGCAAACGCGTCCGCTACCAACCCGTCCGAATGGTCTgcttcgtcgtcctcgtctcCGTCATCCTAGGTCTCCTCTGTCTTATTGATGAAGCTGCCTCTAgcgccctcttctccctcgccGTCGCGGGCAATGATCTCGCTTGGATGGTCCCCATCCTTAGTCGTCTTGTCTGGGGTAAGGAGCGCTTCCATCCAGGAGAGTTTTATACGGGGTGGTTTAGTAAACCAATTGCTGTTACTGCTGTCGTTTATTTGGCGTATGTTATTGTCTTGAGTATGTTTCCTACGGGGGGGCCGGGGCCGTCGC CGCAGGATATGAATTATACGATTGTGATTAATGGGAGTTTGTGGTTGGGCGCGATGGTTTATTATGTGGTTTATGCGAGGAAGGTGTATAGGGGGCCGCAGATGACGGTGGGTGCGGGTGGGGAGTCGAGTGGGGATGAGAAGTGa